From Chryseobacterium sp. IHB B 17019, one genomic window encodes:
- a CDS encoding GH92 family glycosyl hydrolase, with amino-acid sequence MMKKILVVLLGIVAHNLFSQNYSQYVNPFIGTGGHGHTFPGAIVPFGMVQLSPDTRVDGSWDGCSGYHYSDSVIYGFSHTHLNGTGVSDYGDIMLMPTMGNPTLDNKDYSSKFSHKNEKASAGFYSVKLDKNNIDVRLTTTKRVGYHEYTFNKAGDANIILDLNHRDKLLEGEVRIIDDKTIEVFRRSEAWATNQYIYARIEFSKPLKISKKLVNGKDEKNLFTGTKLALAFSTNVKKGEKISIKVAISPTGYEGAAKNMLAEGKSNDFNAIQKQAVADWDKELSKIEVKSSDKDKLTVFYTAMYHVFTQPNINMDVDGKYRGRDNKFYMAKDFGYYSVFSLWDTFRGAHPLMTLIDRKRTADFINTFIKQYEQGGKLPVWELASNETECMIGYHSVSVIADAMAKGITGFDYEKAFQASKNSAMLDIFGLNAYKHNNYISIDDEHESVSKTVEYAYDDWCIAQMAKILGKKEDYQYFMKRSQNWKNLYNPKNGFMQPRKNGNWYEPFEPREVNNNYTEGNSWHYSYSVQQDIPGLIAAHGGKEKFEQFIDAIFAAPDKTTGREQVDITGLMGQYAQGNEPSHHIAYLYNYVGKPEKTDAKIKYILDNYYKNAPDGLIGNEDCGQMSAWYILSTMGIYSVTPGLPEWQTTTPYFDEVKLHLEDGTTRTITKNTSKEELKKLGFENAKSFKDYKYDELTATPVIAADRIFDLNTKVTITPLHPNDKIYYMTLDEGDANVRKTFMPYKGPFTIIKTTQVAAYSERNGEKSSIVTSNFNRRPNNWDITVNSVVNPQYMASGKLALIDGINGDVNWRKGEWLGYQGQAFEAIIDMKSPQQLTKLSSTYLQDSKAWILMPKKVEYYASNNGKDYILLKTVDNTVDPKDETIQVKDFGTEILPTEARYIKVKAYYFGKLPEWHMGAGGEAYIFVDEISLK; translated from the coding sequence ATGATGAAAAAAATATTAGTCGTTCTTTTAGGAATTGTTGCTCATAATTTGTTTTCTCAAAATTATTCGCAATATGTAAATCCTTTTATTGGAACCGGTGGGCACGGGCATACATTTCCGGGTGCTATTGTTCCTTTTGGGATGGTACAGCTTTCACCTGATACAAGAGTAGACGGAAGCTGGGATGGTTGCAGCGGGTATCATTACTCGGATTCTGTGATCTACGGATTTTCACACACACACCTCAACGGAACCGGCGTTTCGGATTACGGGGATATTATGCTGATGCCAACAATGGGGAATCCGACCCTGGATAACAAAGACTATTCTTCAAAATTTTCGCATAAAAACGAAAAAGCTTCGGCTGGGTTTTATTCTGTTAAACTAGATAAAAACAACATTGATGTTCGTTTAACAACAACAAAAAGAGTTGGTTACCACGAATATACTTTCAACAAGGCAGGAGACGCAAATATTATTTTAGATTTAAATCACAGAGATAAGTTGTTGGAAGGTGAAGTTAGAATAATTGATGATAAAACGATCGAAGTTTTCAGAAGAAGCGAGGCTTGGGCAACCAATCAATACATTTATGCCAGAATTGAGTTTTCAAAACCATTAAAAATTTCAAAAAAACTGGTTAACGGAAAAGATGAAAAAAATCTTTTCACAGGAACAAAATTGGCGTTGGCATTTTCAACGAATGTCAAAAAAGGAGAAAAGATCAGTATAAAAGTGGCCATTTCGCCGACAGGTTATGAAGGGGCGGCAAAAAATATGTTAGCTGAAGGAAAGTCTAATGATTTTAATGCTATTCAAAAACAAGCTGTTGCAGATTGGGATAAAGAATTATCAAAAATTGAAGTTAAATCTTCCGATAAAGATAAGCTGACAGTTTTCTACACGGCAATGTATCATGTTTTCACACAACCGAACATCAATATGGATGTTGACGGAAAATACAGAGGCCGCGACAACAAGTTTTACATGGCAAAGGACTTCGGTTATTACTCCGTTTTTTCGCTTTGGGATACTTTCAGGGGAGCGCATCCTTTGATGACTTTGATCGACAGAAAAAGAACGGCAGATTTCATTAATACCTTCATTAAACAATATGAACAGGGTGGAAAACTTCCGGTTTGGGAACTGGCTTCCAACGAAACGGAATGTATGATCGGTTACCACTCGGTTTCTGTGATTGCAGATGCGATGGCAAAAGGAATTACAGGTTTTGATTATGAAAAAGCATTCCAGGCTTCTAAAAATTCTGCAATGCTGGATATTTTTGGGTTAAATGCTTATAAACACAATAATTATATCAGCATTGATGATGAACATGAAAGTGTTTCAAAAACAGTAGAATACGCTTACGACGACTGGTGTATCGCTCAAATGGCTAAAATTTTAGGCAAAAAAGAAGATTACCAATATTTCATGAAACGTTCTCAAAACTGGAAAAATTTGTATAATCCGAAAAACGGTTTTATGCAGCCTAGAAAGAACGGAAACTGGTATGAACCATTTGAGCCAAGGGAAGTTAACAACAATTATACGGAAGGAAACTCGTGGCATTACTCCTACTCTGTTCAGCAGGATATTCCGGGATTAATTGCAGCTCATGGAGGAAAGGAAAAATTTGAGCAGTTTATTGATGCTATTTTCGCTGCACCGGACAAAACTACAGGTAGAGAGCAGGTGGATATCACAGGTTTGATGGGGCAATATGCTCAGGGAAATGAGCCGAGCCACCACATCGCTTATCTTTATAATTATGTCGGAAAACCTGAAAAAACGGACGCAAAAATCAAATATATTCTAGATAATTATTATAAAAATGCTCCGGACGGACTGATCGGGAATGAAGACTGCGGACAAATGAGTGCGTGGTATATTCTGAGTACCATGGGAATTTATTCCGTTACTCCAGGTTTACCGGAATGGCAGACTACGACACCTTATTTTGATGAAGTAAAGCTTCACCTGGAAGACGGGACAACAAGAACGATTACAAAAAATACGAGCAAAGAAGAACTTAAAAAATTAGGTTTTGAAAACGCAAAATCTTTTAAAGATTATAAATATGATGAATTAACAGCAACGCCAGTCATTGCAGCGGATAGAATTTTTGATTTAAATACGAAAGTTACCATCACTCCATTGCATCCAAATGATAAAATTTATTACATGACTTTGGATGAAGGTGACGCGAATGTAAGAAAGACTTTCATGCCTTATAAAGGTCCGTTCACGATTATAAAAACAACTCAGGTTGCTGCGTATTCGGAGAGAAACGGCGAGAAAAGCTCGATTGTAACTTCGAATTTTAACAGAAGGCCAAATAATTGGGATATTACGGTGAATTCAGTGGTGAATCCTCAATATATGGCAAGCGGAAAATTAGCTTTAATTGACGGAATCAACGGTGATGTCAACTGGAGAAAAGGCGAATGGCTGGGCTATCAGGGACAGGCTTTTGAAGCGATTATCGATATGAAATCTCCTCAGCAGCTTACAAAATTGTCTTCAACTTACCTTCAGGACAGTAAAGCATGGATTTTAATGCCTAAAAAAGTGGAATATTATGCTTCCAACAATGGAAAAGATTATATTCTTCTGAAAACGGTAGATAATACGGTAGATCCAAAGGATGAAACCATTCAGGTGAAAGATTTCGGAACAGAGATTTTACCTACCGAAGCCCGCTATATCAAAGTAAAAGCTTATTATTTTGGGAAACTTCCGGAATGGCATATGGGAGCCGGCGGTGAAGCGTACATTTTTGTAGATGAGATTTCTTTGAAGTAA
- a CDS encoding phytanoyl-CoA dioxygenase family protein has product MNLEKHKNNILENGFTIFRDIFSEEDIDKISDHIQNIDTSKETFRKSEDLFAIRQFLKEIPGINELIFNDKIKAIIKEIFGGKYFVVKSIYFDKPEKSNWYVAYHQDLTISVDKKLQLENFGPWTTKQNQFAVQPPLNILENIFTIRIHLDDTDEHNGALKVVPKSHAKGIYRPETIDWNMETKEICNVEKGGIMIMKPLLLHGSNRTTNGKKRRVIHIEFSDRELPEGLNWAERMN; this is encoded by the coding sequence ATGAATTTAGAAAAGCATAAAAATAATATCCTTGAAAACGGCTTTACGATTTTCAGGGATATTTTTTCTGAAGAAGATATTGATAAAATAAGTGATCACATTCAAAATATAGATACTTCAAAAGAAACTTTCAGAAAGTCGGAAGATCTGTTTGCGATAAGACAGTTTTTGAAGGAAATTCCGGGAATTAATGAGTTGATTTTTAATGATAAAATTAAAGCAATTATCAAAGAAATTTTTGGCGGAAAATATTTCGTGGTCAAAAGTATTTATTTTGATAAACCGGAAAAATCAAACTGGTATGTTGCTTATCATCAGGATTTAACGATTTCTGTTGATAAAAAATTACAATTAGAAAATTTCGGACCCTGGACCACAAAACAGAATCAGTTTGCCGTTCAACCGCCATTAAATATTCTTGAAAATATCTTCACTATAAGAATTCATCTCGATGATACGGATGAACATAACGGAGCATTAAAAGTTGTTCCAAAATCTCACGCAAAAGGAATTTACAGACCCGAAACCATAGACTGGAATATGGAGACCAAAGAAATCTGTAATGTAGAAAAAGGAGGAATAATGATCATGAAACCTTTACTTCTGCATGGCTCCAACAGGACAACGAACGGAAAGAAAAGAAGAGTGATTCATATCGAATTTTCTGATAGGGAATTGCCGGAAGGATTGAATTGGGCGGAGAGAATGAATTAA